Part of the Kangiella geojedonensis genome is shown below.
GCTTTATAACTAAACAAAACTTATTTCAATTAAGTTTTTGGCTCTCTTTATAGAGGATAAGCCTACAAACCTAATTATAAGCTTAGATTTTATCGTAGTAGCTAGGCGTTGACGCGCGGAAATGCGGAGTGTATATCAAATACATGAGCACTTGAGCACGCCAACAACAACGCTAATCCGACAAAAGATTGCTTATTTACTTCTTTTTGCGTTGAGGAGGCAAGTCAGTACAAACACCTTCGTAAACCTCTGCTGCAAATGTAACTGACTCAGACAATGTTGGGTGCGCATGAATCGTTAAGCCGATATCTTCAGCGTCACAACCCATCTCTATCGCTAAGCCAACTTCTGCAATCAATTCACCAGCGTTAACACCAACGATAGCACCACCAATTACGCGGTTGTTTTTCTTATCAAACAACAACTTAGTGAAGCCTTCTTTGCGGTCAACGCCAATCGCACGACCTGATGCAGCCCATGGGAATTTACCCACGCCGTAATCAATGCCTTGCTCTTTCGCTTCTTTCTCAGTTAAACCAACCCACGAAACCTCTGGGTCTGTATAAGCTACAGAAGGAATCGTTAATGGATCAAAGTAATGCTTCTTACCAGCAATCACTTCTGCCGCAACGTGTGATTCAGCAGTTGCTTTGTGTGCCAACATCGGCTGGCCAACAATATCACCGATTGCATAAATGTGCGGTACGTTAGTGCGCATCTGCTTATCAGTTTTGATGAAGCCACGCTCAGTCACTTCAACGCCGGCTTTATCAGCATCAATCAAGTCACCGTTAGGACGGCGGCCTACTGCTGATAAAATCATGTCGAATTTTTGCGGCTTTTCAGGAGCGTTTTTACCTTCGAAAGTCACGTACAGACCGTCTTTCTTGGCTTCAACCTTAGTGACGCTGGTTTCCATCAAGATATTTTCGTACTTACCTTTGATGAACTTCTCTAATACCTTAACCACATCTTTATCTGCTGCCGGGATAAGCTGATCAGCCATCTCAACCACAGTAATTTTCGCGCCTAGTGCACGATAAACTGTCGCCATTTCTAAG
Proteins encoded:
- the lpdA gene encoding dihydrolipoyl dehydrogenase, coding for MSNLHAQVVVLGSGPGGYNAAFRAADLGMDVILIEKYATLGGVCLNVGCIPSKALLHTAKVIDEAEEMSAHGVNFGKPKLDIDKIRDYKDGVIKQLTGGLAGMAKGRKVKTVQGYGKFTGANEIEVEHDGKKQKVTFDNAIIAAGSRVVDLPFLPEDDRIVDSTGALELRDIPKHMLVIGGGIIGLEMATVYRALGAKITVVEMADQLIPAADKDVVKVLEKFIKGKYENILMETSVTKVEAKKDGLYVTFEGKNAPEKPQKFDMILSAVGRRPNGDLIDADKAGVEVTERGFIKTDKQMRTNVPHIYAIGDIVGQPMLAHKATAESHVAAEVIAGKKHYFDPLTIPSVAYTDPEVSWVGLTEKEAKEQGIDYGVGKFPWAASGRAIGVDRKEGFTKLLFDKKNNRVIGGAIVGVNAGELIAEVGLAIEMGCDAEDIGLTIHAHPTLSESVTFAAEVYEGVCTDLPPQRKKK